From Ipomoea triloba cultivar NCNSP0323 chromosome 5, ASM357664v1, the proteins below share one genomic window:
- the LOC116018696 gene encoding aspartic proteinase nepenthesin-1-like, with product MGFSFPLKFVIVIVAVSILLVLPPVNSTSRNAIKLSRGFQVRLRHVDSGGNFTKFERLQRAMKRGRHRLHRLSVLGAAAEDDDVKSQIHSGSGEFLMELSIGTPPSPFEAILDTGSDLIWTQCKPCRQCFAQKSPIFDPVKSSSFSKLPCGNKLCAALPMSSCGEGCEYTYAYGDYSTTQGTMASETFTFDNKVSVRNVAFGCGDDNEGTGFSQGAGLVGLGRGPLSLVSQLTEPKFSYCLTAIDGGDSGGDTTAKSTLLMGSLAGIKPGKYGKVVTTALVKNPLQPSFYYITLKGITVGGTRLPIPESSFKLDSDGSGGMIIDSGTTITYLEGKAFEAVKKEFVNQMDLPVDDSGSTGLDLCFTLPADAEDITVPKMIFHFDGDDADLDLPGENYIIADKSSGMACLAMGSSSAMSIFGNVQQQNMMVVHDLTKETLSFVPTQCDQL from the coding sequence atgggGTTTTCGTTTCCGTTGAAGTTCGTGATCGTCATTGTTGCCGTTTCGATCTTGTTAGTGTTGCCGCCGGTGAATTCCACGTCCAGGAATGCGATCAAACTGAGTAGAGGGTTTCAGGTGAGACTCCGGCACGTCGATTCCGGCGGGAATTTCACGAAATTCGAGAGATTGCAGCGTGCAATGAAGCGCGGGAGGCATAGGCTTCACAGGCTGAGTGTGTTGGGGGCGGCGGCGGAGGACGACGACGTGAAGTCGCAGATACACTCCGGCTCCGGCGAGTTTTTGATGGAGCTGTCGATCGGGACGCCGCCGTCGCCGTTTGAAGCTATTTTGGACACCGGAAGCGACTTGATTTGGACGCAATGTAAGCCTTGCCGGCAGTGTTTCGCTCAGAAATCGCCGATTTTCGATCCGGTGAAATCGTCCTCCTTCTCTAAACTCCCCTGCGGCAATAAGCTTTGTGCGGCGTTGCCGATGTCGTCGTGCGGCGAAGGCTGCGAGTATACATACGCCTACGGCGATTATTCCACGACTCAAGGAACTATGGCGTCGGAGACGTTTACGTTCGACAATAAAGTTTCGGTCCGAAACGTCGCGTTCGGTTGCGGCGACGATAATGAAGGCACCGGATTCAGTCAAGGCGCCGGCCTCGTCGGCCTCGGCCGGGGACCATTATCGCTGGTTTCGCAGCTCACTGAGCCTAAATTCTCCTATTGCCTAACCGCCATCGACGGCGGCGATAGCGGCGGCGACACCACCGCAAAGAGCACTCTTCTAATGGGCTCTCTCGCGGGAATCAAACCCGGGAAATACGGAAAGGTAGTTACAACCGCTTTGGTGAAAAACCCGTTACAGCCCTCCTTCTACTACATCACTCTCAAAGGCATCACCGTGGGCGGCACGCGCCTCCCAATCCCCGAATCCTCCTTCAAGCTCGACTCCGACGGGAGCGGCGGGATGATAATCGACTCCGGCACCACCATCACGTACCTGGAAGGAAAAGCATTCGAGGCAGTAAAAAAAGAATTCGTTAACCAAATGGATCTTCCGGTGGACGATTCCGGATCGACGGGACTCGACCTATGCTTCACGCTCCCGGCCGACGCCGAGGACATAACCGTCCCGAAAATGATATTCCACTTCGACGGCGATGACGCCGATCTAGACCTCCCCGGCGAGAACTACATAATCGCCGACAAGAGCTCCGGGATGGCGTGCTTAGCCATGGGAAGCTCCAGTGCAATGTCCATATTTGGGAACGTGCAACAGCAGAATATGATGGTGGTTCATGATCTTACTAAGGAGACTCTCTCTTTTGTACCAACACAATGTGATCAATTGTGA
- the LOC116018855 gene encoding 60S ribosomal protein L18a, with product MVTYRFHQYQVVGRGLPSETDEHPKIYRMKLWATNEVRAKSKFWYFLRKLKKVKKSNGQVLAINEIFEKCPTKVKNYGIWLRYQSRTGYHNMYKEFRDTTLNGAVEQMYTEMASRHRVRHHCIQIIKTATIPAKLCKRESTKQFHNSKIKFPLVLKKVRPPSRKLKTTYKASRPNIFV from the exons ATGGTGACCTACAGA TTCCATCAGTACCAGGTTGTCGGAAGAGGTCTCCCGTCGGAGACTGATGAGCACCCCAAGATCTACCGCATGAAGCTCTGGGCGACCAATGAGGTCCGTGCCAAGTCCAAGTTCTG GTATTTTTTGAGGAAGCTGAAGAAAGTTAAGAAAAGCAATGGTCAGGTCCTCGCTATCAATGAG ATATTTGAGAAGTGTCCTACCAAGGTTAAGAATTACGGGATATGGTTGAGGTACCAGAGCAGAACCGGGTATCACAATATGTACAAGGAGTTCCGTGACACAACCTTGAATGGTGCTGTTGAACAAATGTACACTGAGATGGCTTCTCGTCACAGGGTGCGCCACCACTGCATCCAAATCATCAAGACAGCCACCATTCCCGCAAAACTCTGCAAGAGGGAGAGCACCAAGCAATTCCACAACTCCAAGATCAAGTTCCCGTTGGTGTTGAAGAAGGTGAGGCCACCATCCAGGAAGCTCAAGACCACATACAAGGCGTCTAGGCCCAACATCTTTGTGTAA
- the LOC116021203 gene encoding protein disulfide-isomerase-like, translated as MAMSAFSGISIILTVLLAVSAASAQGEDEQKEHVLTLDHTNFTETVSKHEFIVVEFYAPWCGHCKRLAPEYEKAASLLSSHDPPITLAKIDLSDKASSEIATKFEIQFYPTIKILRSGGNAIQEYKGPREADGLVAYLKKQSGPSSAEIKSREDSATLIDEKRLFVAGVFPVFSGESFQNFSIVAEKLRADYDFGHTIDAKLLPHGGPVDKPTLRLLKPFDELFADFQDFQVDQLEKFIEEASIPTVTIFGKNQENRRFVEKFFYSPNTKALLFVNFSRDFDAFKSKYHEVASGQRKEISFLLGDTETDVGMLKHYGLTEDQAPVILIQSNDRKNYLKPNVKPDDIATWVKDYKEGKLKPHIKSEPIPEVNNEPVKVVVADNLEDFVFNSGKNVLIEFYAPWCGHCKKLAPILDEVAVSFENDPDVTIAKMDATANDITSNRFVVERFPTLYFVSASGNLVEYEGDRSKGDFIDFIQKNRDIRSNSDSAASKEPAKDEL; from the exons ATGGCGATGAGCGCTTTCAGTGGCATTTCCATAATTCTAACAGTTCTCCTCGCCGTATCCGCAGCGAGCGCTCAGGGAGAGGACGAACAGAAGGAGCACGTCTTGACGTTGGACCATACAAACTTCACCGAAACTGTGTCTAAGCACGAATTCATCGTCGTCGAATTCTATGCTCCCTG GTGTGGACACTGCAAGAGACTTGCTCCAGAG TATGAAAAAGCAGCCTCCTTGTTGAGCAGTCATGACCCTCCCATAACACTTGCAAAAATTGATTTGAGTGATAAAGCAAGCAGCGAAATCGCTACCAAATTTGAGATCCAGTTTTACCCAACCATTAAGATCTTACGCAGTGGAGGAAATGCTATTCAAGAATACAAAGGTCCTCGTGAAGCAGATGGTCTAGTTGCTTATTTGAAAAAACAAAGTGGTCCCTCGTCAGCTGAAATCAAGTCAAGGGAAGATTCTGCAACCCTTATAGATGAGAAAAGACTCTTTGTT GCTGGTGTGTTTCCAGTATTCTCTGGGGAAAGTTTCCAGAACTTCTCAATTGTAGCTGAAAAACTACGAGCTGACTATGATTTTGGTCACACCATTGATGCCAAACTCCTCCCACACGGTGGACCAGTTGACAAGCCAACACTCCGGCTACTTAAGCCATTTGATGAGCTGTTTGCAGACTTCCAG GACTTCCAAGTTGATCAATTGGAGAAATTCATTGAAGAAGCTAGTATCCCTACTGTGACTATTTTTGGCAAAAACCAAGAAAATCGTCGTTTTGTTGAAAAGTTTTTCTACAGTCCCAACACTAAG GCTCTGTTGTTTGTAAACTTCAGCCGTGACTTTGATGCTTTCAAATCAAAATACCATGAGGTTGCATCAGGTCAGAGAAAGGAAATAAGCTTTCTTTTGGGAGATACTGAGACCGATGTTGGTATGCTTAAG CACTATGGACTGACAGAGGATCAAGCACCTGTAATCTTAATACAGTCCAATGatagaaaaaattatttgaagcCAAATGTGAAACCTGATGATATTGCAACTTGGGTTAAGGACTACAAG GAGGGGAAGTTGAAGCCACATATAAAATCAGAGCCTATTCCTGAAGTCAACAATGAACCAGTTAAGGTGGTTGTTGCTGATAACCTGGAAGATTTCGTCTTTAACTCGGGGAAGAACG TTCTGATAGAATTCTATGCACCCTGGTGTGGCCACTGCAAGAAACTGGCTCCAATCTTGGATGAAGTTGCAGTTTCATTCGAGAACGACCCCGATGTCACAATTGCAAAAATG GATGCAACTGCAAATGATATCACGAGTAATAGGTTTGTAGTTGAACGGTTCCCAACACTATACTTTGTATCTGCAAGTGGTAACTTGGTCGAGTATGAAGGGGATAGATCAAAAGGGGACTTTATTGATTTTATCCAGAAAAATAGGGATATACGTAGCAATTCAGACTCTGCTGCATCAAAAGAACCAGCCAAGGATGAGCTCTGA
- the LOC116019564 gene encoding histone deacetylase 14 — MELHSICSASSACNVLSWVQRRVFLWEKNYRYRSGIRNISILLNAKLEKGYSLESVRGRINCLNKPESDGSSPPQTIGSGAKVIYAAAPALGHNKESHPECNSRVPAILNALEKMELTSKHRGSDIIELQTFRPATIDDITSVHARAYVSGLEKAMDQASEEGLIFIDGSGPTYATSTTFQESLMAAGAGISVLDSVVAASRVSQDPPVGFALIRPPGHHAIPKGAMGFCVFGNIAIAARYAQRVHGLKRVFIIDFDVHHGNGTNDAFYEDPDVFFLSTHQDGSYPGTGKIDQIGAGQGEGSTLNLPLPGGSGDTAMRKVFDDVIVPCAQRFKPDIILVSAGYDAHMLDPLAHLQFTTGTYYMLASNIKQLAKDLCGGRCVFFLEGGYNLDSLSHSVADSFRAFLGEPSLATMVDDLSFLYEEPSTKIKQAIQKIKHIHSL, encoded by the exons ATGGAGCTCCACAGTATATGTTCTGCTTCGTCTGCTT GTAATGTGCTTTCTTGGGTACAACGTCGTGTTTTCCTTTGGGAGAAAAACTATAGATATAGGTCTGGTATTAGGAACATAAGTATCCTGCTGAATGCCAAACTGGAAAAAGGATATTCCTTAGAGAGTGTCAGAGGGCGCATTAATTGTTTGAATAAACCGGAGAGTGATGGCAGCTCTCCACCCCAAACTATTGGAAGCGGTGCAAAGGTGATTTATGCTGCTGCTCCTGCCTTGGGTCACAATAAG GAATCGCATCCAGAATGCAACTCCAGAGTTCCTGCAATTCTGAATGCTCTGGAGAAGATGGAGTTGACTTCAAAG CACCGAGGTTCTGATATCATTGAACTGCAAACATTTAGACCTGCTACAATAGATGACATAACAAGTGTTCATGCCAGGGCCTATGTCTCAGGCCTTGAGAAG gCTATGGATCAGGCTTCAGAGGAAGGTCTAATTTTTATTGATGGATCTGGACCAACTTATGCCACTTCAACA ACATTCCAAGAGTCCTTAATGGCAGCTGGAGCTGGTATTTCTGTGCTTGATTCAGTG GTAGCTGCATCGAGAGTCAGTCAGGACCCTCCCGTTGGTTTTGCACTCATACGGCCCCCAGGGCATCATGCTATTCCCAAGGGGGCCATGGGATTTTGCGTGTTTGGAAATATTGCCATTGCAGCACGCTATGCTCAGCGTGTGCATGGGCTCAAGCGTGTTTTTATCATTGACTTTGATGTTCATCATGGAAATGGAACCAATGATGCCTTCTATGAGGATCCAGATGTATTTTTTCTTTCAACTCACCAG gatggaAGTTACCCTGGTACAGGAAAGATAGACCAGATTGGTGCTGGGCAAGGTGAAGGATCAACATTAAATCTACCTTTACCGGGAGGATCGGGTGATACAGCCATGCGAAAGGTGTTTGATGATGTTATTGTACCATGTGCACAAAGGTTCAAACCAGATATAATCCTTGTCTCAGCAGG ATATGATGCACACATGTTGGATCCCCTAGCCCATCTGCAATTTACAACAGGAACATATTACATGCTCGCTTCCAACATTAAGCAACTGGCGAAAGATCTGTGTGGGGGACGTTGCGTTTTTTTCTTGGAAGGAGGATACAATCTCGACTCTCTTTCCCATTCGGTGGCAGACTCATTTCGTGCTTTTCTTGGGGAACCAAGCTTGGCTACAATGGTGGATGATCTTTCTTTCTTATATGAAGAACCATCTACCAAAATAAAGCAAGCAATACAGAAAATCAAGCACATACATTCTCTCTGA
- the LOC116020499 gene encoding uncharacterized protein LOC116020499, with protein sequence MDKEQDEIQFLGFFGIFKESFTLVSALKKIFFQITAVMIVPLSFIYLAHIEISDIIFTDILRDEYILDRIQEGTQTYDKISDVLSSEWTAFWFFKIAYFIFFLILALLSTSAVVYTIACIYTSKDISFKKVISVVPKVWKRLMVTFLWSFLILFAYNILTLSILVLWLIMMGPRGFGLFGALLLTLMYMAGFVYITVIYHLASVVSVLEDVHGLEAIIKSKGLIKGKLGISAIIFMLLNTLFFGIQTGFEYFVVLGYGGGFSGRVGYGIVFVLLLAILMLLGLTVQTIIYLICKSYHHENIDKSSLSDHLEDFHGEYVPLKSKDVQLESFHV encoded by the coding sequence ATGGATAAGGAACAAGATGAGATTCAGTTTCTTGGGTTCTTCGGCATATTCAAAGAATCATTCACCCTGGTTTCAGCATTGAAGAAGATTTTCTTTCAGATAACAGCAGTCATGATCGTCCCTCTCTCCTTCATTTACCTAGCACATATTGAGATATCTGATATCATCTTCACCGACATCCTCCGTGATGAATATATTCTCGACAGGATCCAAGAGGGCACCCAGACGTACGACAAGATCTCTGATGTCCTTTCCTCTGAATGGACCGCCTTCTGGTTCTTCAAGATAGCctacttcatcttcttcctcatcctTGCCCTCCTCTCCACCTCCGCGGTTGTCTACACCATTGCCTGCATCTACACCTCCAAGGACATTTCCTTCAAGAAGGTCATATCTGTTGTCCCTAAGGTCTGGAAACGCCTCATGGTAACTTTCCTCTGGAGTTTTCTCATTCTTTTTGCTTACAACATCCTGACTCTTTCCATTCTAGTTCTCTGGCTGATAATGATGGGGCCTAGGGGATTTGGATTGTTTGGTGCTCTACTTCTAACGCTAATGTACATGGCGGGGTTTGTGTATATCACGGTTATATATCATCTAGCCAGTGTGGTGTCTGTGCTTGAAGATGTGCATGGCCTGGAAGCCATCATCAAGAGCAAGGGCCTGATCAAGGGTAAACTGGGTATATCTGCCATCATTTTCATGCTTCTGAACACGCTTTTCTTTGGAATTCAGACAGGGTTTGAGTACTTTGTGGTGCTCGGCTATGGAGGTGGATTTTCAGGGAGGGTAGGGTATGGAATTGTGTTTGTGTTGTTGTTGGCAATTTTGATGCTCCTTGGACTCACTGTCCAGACTATCATCTACCTCATCTGCAAGTCATATCACCATGAGAATATTGACAAGTCCTCATTGTCAGATCATCTAGAAGATTTCCATGGAGAATATGTTCCTTTGAAGTCTAAGGATGTACAACTTGAGTCATTTCATGTTTAA
- the LOC116019565 gene encoding probable gamma-secretase subunit PEN-2 — MESQDHSVSSATTAGGSSGGSPLRVDWPTVDGPLGLSEQDSIGYARRFFKFGFLLLPWLWAVNCFYFWPVLRRPTSHFNPDLRRYVVGSAIGFTVFTAILCSWAITFAVGGEQLFGNVWNELVMYNVAEKYGLTGWM, encoded by the exons ATGGAAAGCCAGGATCATAGTGTTTCTAGCGCCACCACCGCGGGCGGCTCCTCCGGCGGCTCTCCGCTGAGAGTCGACTGGCCTACCGTTGACGGCCCGCTGGGGCTGTCGGAGCAGGACTCAATTGGATACGCCCGTAGGTTCTTCAAGTTCGGATTTTTGCTTCTCCCATGGCTTTGGGCCGTCAATTGCTTCTACTTCTGGCCTGTCCTTCGCCGCCCCACTTCTCACTTCAATCCAGATCTCCGTCGCT ATGTAGTTGGATCAGCTATCGGATTCACAGTGTTCACCGCTATTCTTTGTTCATGGGCTATTACCTTTGCTGTCGGAGGAGAGCAACTATTCGGGAATGTTTGGAATGAGCTGGTAATGTACAATGTCGCTGAAAAATATGGATTGACGGGCTGGATGTAA
- the LOC116021148 gene encoding mitogen-activated protein kinase kinase kinase 3-like translates to MPAWWGRKSTKTSSKDPQPNSPASVKNDSRRGAAKERVDRSDRPKSFDESFGTVIARNSPRSSREFSSGRGSSGFSGFDSASSDKPLPLPTPSNEHGIGLGSGSESGSSVSSTGSYDDHPHPDHAQPSSFRGVGDNRMSPLSRSPVRSRAPTTTPSPLHPRFVGGSLDSPTGKLDDAKSECHRLPLPPSSPTSPPALPNPRTCVTEGLSGNLSKWKRGKLLGRGTFGHVYLGFNSENGQMCAIKEVKVVADDQTSRESLKQLNQEISLLSQFSHPNIVQYYGSELGDETLSVYLEFVSGGSIHKLLQEYGPFNEPVIQNYARQILSGLAYLHTRNTVHRDIKGANILVGPNGEIKVADFGMAKHINSATSMLSFKGSPYWMAPEVVMNTNGYSLAVDIWSLGCTILEMATSKPPWSQYEGVAAIFKIGNSKDMPEIPDHLSIDAKNFIRLCLQRDPSARPTAAKLLEHPFITKDQKTAKVAHANVIKEANPSSFDGSRTPPALDLHPCRGYMGSLEADNSTKPVTISRPLISSRESARTITSLPVSPCSSPLRQYEPARRSCYLSPQHPSYPLIGQSGYNVNDYSTLTARPTNTRSTLDPWLEMAQYRGVQTAGRSSKTRPIL, encoded by the exons ATGCCCGCTTGGTGGGGAAGGAAATCCACCAAGACTAGCTCCAAAGACCCACAGCCCAATTCTCCGGCCAGCGTCAAGAATGATAGCCGGAGAGGCGCCGCCAAGGAGCGGGTTGATAGGAGCGATAGACCCAAGAGCTTCGATGAGTCGTTCGGAACGGTAATAGCGAGGAATTCGCCCCGGAGTAGCAGGGAATTCTCTAGTGGGAGAGGGTCTTCCGGGTTCTCGGGTTTCGATTCGGCTTCGTCGGATAAACCGCTTCCGTTGCCGACGCCGTCGAATGAACATGGGATTGGATTGGGATCTGGGTCGGAGTCGGGATCCAGCGTTAGCTCTACGGGCTCCTATGATGATCATCCCCACCCCGATCATGCTCAGCCGTCTTCTTTCAG AGGAGTTGGGGACAACAGGATGAGCCCGCTGTCTCGAAGCCCTGTTAGATCGAGAGCACCTACTACGACGCCGTCACCTCTACATCCGCGATTTGTGGGTGGTAGTTTGGATTCTCCAACGGGGAAGTTGGATGATGCGAAGAGTGAGTGCCATCGGTTGCCTCTTCCACCTAGCTCTCCGACCAGCCCTCCAGCTCTGCCAAATCCAAGAACTTGTGTCACTGAAGGATTGAGTGGTAATTTGTCAAAATGGAAGAGGGGAAAGCTTCTGGGCCGAGGCACGTTTGGCCATGTCTATCTCGGATTTAACAG TGAGAATGGGCAAATGTGTGCGATAAAAGAAGTCAAAGTCGTTGCAGATGATCAGACATCCAGAGAAAGCCTCAAGCAATTAAACCAG GAAATCAGCTTGCTCAGTCAATTTTCACATCCAAACATTGTTCAATACTATGGAAGTGAACTG gGTGACGAAACGCTCTCAGTTTACTTGGAGTTTGTGTCGGGAGGATCTATCCATAAGTTGTTACAAGAATATGGACCATTCAACGAGCCCGTTATCCAAAATTATGCCAGGCAAATTCTATCTGGCCTTGCGTACTTACACACAAGAAATACGGTGCATAG GGATATCAAAGGAGCAAATATTTTAGTCGGCCCCAATGGTGAAATCAAGGTTGCAGATTTTGGCATGGCTAAACAT ATTAACTCGGCCACGTCAATGCTATCTTTCAAAGGAAGCCCCTATTGGATGGCACCCGAG GTAGTTATGAATACAAATGGCTACAGCCTTGCAGTAGATATATGGAGCTTAGGGTGTACGATTCTTGAAATGGCAACGTCAAAACCACCTTGGAGCCAATACGAAGGG GTTGCTGCGATATTTAAAATTGGAAACAGCAAAGATATGCCTGAAATACCCGATCACCTATCTATCGATGCAAAAAATTTTATAAGGCTATGCTTGCAGCGAGACCCGTCTGCACGACCTACAGCGGCGAAGCTTCTCGAACACCCTTTTATTACTAAAGACCAAAAGACAGCAAAAGTTGCCCACGCTAACGTTATTAAGGAAGCAAATCCTTCCTCCTTTGATGGAAGCCGTACCCCG CCAGCTCTGGATCTACATCCCTGCCGGGGTTATATGGGGTCTCTCGAGGCAGACAATTCTACAAAACCCGTTACTATATCTAGACCCTTGATCAGCTCGAG GGAAAGCGCAAGAACCATAACTTCGTTGCCAGTGTCTCCCTGCTCAAGCCCTCTAAGACAGTACGAGCCTGCACGCAGAAGCTGCTATCTCTCCCCTCAACACCCATCCTATCCCCTCATCGGCCAAAGCGGGTACAACGTGAACGACTACTCAACGCTAACAGCAAGGCCGACGAATACCCGAAGCACGCTAGACCCATGGCTCGAGATGGCTCAATATAGAGGAGTCCAAACGGCCGGTAGATCCTCTAAAACAAGACCCATTCTTTAA